GTCGAAGCTCAGACGATTAAGCTGTTCCAGGTATGTGCCAAGCGAGGCATTCCTATTTTCACCTTTATCAATAAATTGGACCGTGAAGGTAGAAGTCCATTTGATCTGATGGAAGAGATTGAGCAAGTACTTGGTATTCGTTCCGTCCCAATGAACTGGCCTATCGGTTCCGGACGTGAACTCAGCGGGGTATACGACCGGATGAAAAATCAAGTTGAACTCTTCCAAGGGGACGACCACTCATCCATCAAGGTGCAAAAGGTTGAAGATTACAATGACCCTGTAATCCGTGAAATGGCAGGAGAGTTTTTGCACGATCAATTGTGTCAGGATCTCGAATTGCTGGATGTCGCCGGAGATCCGTTTGATTTTGAAAAAGTATTGAAGGGTGAACTGACTCCTGTATTTTTCGGCAGTGCGGTTAACAATTTTGGTGTACAGACATTTTTGGAAAATTTCCTTCAACTCGCACCGAAGCCAGAACCGCGCCGGAGCACAGCAGGTCTTGTACAGCCAACGGATGAGAAATTCTCGGGCTATGTGTTTAAGATTCAGGCCAACATGAACCCGGCACACCGGGACCGCATTGCGTTTCTCCGTATCGTGTCTGGTAAATTTGAACGCGGTATGAGTGTGAAGCATATCCGGATAGGCAAGGATATAAAGCTTTCACAGCCTCAGCAGTTTTTGGCGCAGGACCGGGACATTGTGCAGGAAGCATATCCGGGAGATATTATTGGTTTATTTGATCCAGGAATTTTCCGGATCGGTGACTCTCTCAGTCAGAGCGGTGATATCCAGTTTGATGAGATGCCAACGTTCTCGCCTGAATTGTTCGCCAAGGTTACTGTGAAAAATGCATTAAAACATAAGCAGTTCCAAAAGGGAATCGATCAGTTGACTGAGGAAGGCACGATTCAGGTGTTCCGTACGGTCAGCTTTGACGAAATGATTCTCGGAGTTGTAGGCCAGCTTCAGTTTGAGGTGTTTCAGTACCGGATGAAAGCTGAATACGGTGTTGATGTTCTGCTCCAACGTATGCCTTATCAGTTTGCACGTTGGCTTGTTGATGAGAAGGTTGACCCGTCTAAATTCCGAATTAACTCAACGCTAGTTAAGGATAAGAAAGATAATTATGTTGTTCTCTTTGAGAATGAGTATGCGATGAGAACAGCCGTGGATAAAAATCCGACAGCGAAGTTTTTGGAGACTGCTCCTTAAGTAGAGTAGCTGTAATATTTCAAACATAAACAATCCCCCTGTCCATGCTCTGACAGGGGGATTGTTTGTTCATTCCCGTTCCCCGCTTAGCTTAGACCAGCTTGCCGGGAGTTACGGTTTTGAGGTGATCATGAAGGGAAGTGACAAGATCGTTTTGAGCTGACGGATTCATGTCTTTCCACATCATTTCGAACATGACGCCGAGACCAGGAAGGGCGGCTTCGGGCCCGTCCACGGAACCCTCGATCATGGAGCGAAGCTGCTCTTCATCCTGATTATGGACTTTGTGAATGACGGCCTGCCTTAGATCTAACAATATGGACATCGAAATGTTCCTCCTTGTTATTTAAGGGTCATTGATTAATGTGCCCGCAGGGAGACATATAAATTCAAGATTAACGTTCATTATGGTATACTAACACAGATAACCTAGGGTTCGGGGAGGAAAGAAAATGGCTAAGAAACAGTACGCGGTCATCGGTATGGGACGTTTCGGTACGAGTGTGGCCAAGGAGCTTAGCGGGATGGGTTTTGATGTGCTTGCCATTGATGCTAGCGAGCAGCGTATACAAGAAGTCTCTAATATGGTTACGCACGCCGTGTCATCGAATTCGACGGATGAAGAGGCACTTCGGGCTCTGGGGATCCGTAATTTTGACGTGGTCGTTGTTGCGATTGGTGAGGACATTCAGTCAAGTATTTTAACGACACTGATTCTAAAGGATTTGGGTGTACCTGTTATTATTGTCAAAGCAAAAAATGAACTTCACGGTAAGGTGCTGCAAAAAATCGGAGCCGATAAAGTGATATTCCCCGAACGAGATATGGGTTTAAGGGTAGCGCATCATCTGATTTCGCCGAACATTCTGGATTATATCGAAATATCGGATGATTACAGTATTATGGAAATGCGAGTATCAGCGGAGATGGTTGGTCAAAACCTGAAGGAGCTGAATATCCGGGTTCGCTTTGGCTGCAACGTTATGGGTATCCGCAGTAACGGGGAGATGAACATCTCACCACACCCTGAAGATCGCCTTGCTGAGGGTGATATTCTGGTTATGGTTGGACATAAGAATGATTTGACGAAGTTTGAGCTTGCTTACCCGAAATAAGTAATTTGATTATGGATATACGCCAGGAATGGGTGGAACATATATGGAAATTTTATCGCTGCAAAATGCAAGAGTGAAAAGCTGGACCCAGCTGCAGGAGAAGAAGCATAGGGACAAGCAGAACAAATTTGTGGTGGAAGGCATTCATCTGGTGCAGGAGGCGCTAATATCTGGAGCAGACATTGAATGTATTGCCTACGATTATGATCAAGGTATTCCTCATGAGCTTAAGGAATTGCCGGACAACGGACAAGGTGTCGAATGGATCGGTGTGACGGAAGCCATTATATCGAAAGTCAGCCATACTTCGACCCCGCAGCCCGTGTTCGCGGTTGTTCGTAAAGAGAAGATGACATGGGACGATCTTTTTGCCCAAAAGGACAAGCTGGTCATCGTTCTAGATGGCCTGCAGGATCCCGGAAATGTCGGTACGATCATCCGCAGTGCGGATGCGTCGGGTGTCGGTGGCGTAATCTTAGGCAAAGGCTGTGCCGACCTGTACAACCCGAAGACACTGCGCTCCACGATGGGATCGTTGTTTCATCTACCAGTGATAGAGGGGGAATTAACGGATATTCTCCCACAAGCTAGAGAAATGGGCGCACGATTAGTTACGACTTCCCTAGAGGGACAGACTACAGCCTTTCACTATGATTTTGGCGGCTCTTGCTGGATTGTTATCGGCAGTGAAGGCAGTGGTGTATCGCCAGAAGTTTCGGCACTTGTGGATGATGCAATCATCATTCCTATGCCCGGCAAGGCAGAATCACTGAATGCGGCTATGGCTGCATCGGTGCTGATGTTTGAAGCGCTGCGACAGCGGGAGTATTCAAACTAGCAATAGGCTATTGAATCCGCTTCGGAGTTTTTCAAAGTATGGCAGGACGGTCATGTCATCGGTGCTGTCATTGTATGGATTCATGAAAATCACGATAACCGGCAGGGCTGCTTATTAAGTCCGTTCGATATTCGGGAAGAGTGCTACGT
Above is a window of Paenibacillus uliginis N3/975 DNA encoding:
- a CDS encoding TrmH family RNA methyltransferase; translated protein: MEILSLQNARVKSWTQLQEKKHRDKQNKFVVEGIHLVQEALISGADIECIAYDYDQGIPHELKELPDNGQGVEWIGVTEAIISKVSHTSTPQPVFAVVRKEKMTWDDLFAQKDKLVIVLDGLQDPGNVGTIIRSADASGVGGVILGKGCADLYNPKTLRSTMGSLFHLPVIEGELTDILPQAREMGARLVTTSLEGQTTAFHYDFGGSCWIVIGSEGSGVSPEVSALVDDAIIIPMPGKAESLNAAMAASVLMFEALRQREYSN
- the sspI gene encoding small acid-soluble spore protein SspI; amino-acid sequence: MSILLDLRQAVIHKVHNQDEEQLRSMIEGSVDGPEAALPGLGVMFEMMWKDMNPSAQNDLVTSLHDHLKTVTPGKLV
- a CDS encoding potassium channel family protein, translated to MAKKQYAVIGMGRFGTSVAKELSGMGFDVLAIDASEQRIQEVSNMVTHAVSSNSTDEEALRALGIRNFDVVVVAIGEDIQSSILTTLILKDLGVPVIIVKAKNELHGKVLQKIGADKVIFPERDMGLRVAHHLISPNILDYIEISDDYSIMEMRVSAEMVGQNLKELNIRVRFGCNVMGIRSNGEMNISPHPEDRLAEGDILVMVGHKNDLTKFELAYPK
- a CDS encoding peptide chain release factor 3, giving the protein MGKTVDELQSEVDKRRTFAIISHPDAGKTTLTEKLLLFGGAIRLAGSVKARKASKHATSDWMEIEKQRGISVTSSVMQFDYKGHRINILDTPGHQDFSEDTYRTLTAADSAVMLIDVAKGVEAQTIKLFQVCAKRGIPIFTFINKLDREGRSPFDLMEEIEQVLGIRSVPMNWPIGSGRELSGVYDRMKNQVELFQGDDHSSIKVQKVEDYNDPVIREMAGEFLHDQLCQDLELLDVAGDPFDFEKVLKGELTPVFFGSAVNNFGVQTFLENFLQLAPKPEPRRSTAGLVQPTDEKFSGYVFKIQANMNPAHRDRIAFLRIVSGKFERGMSVKHIRIGKDIKLSQPQQFLAQDRDIVQEAYPGDIIGLFDPGIFRIGDSLSQSGDIQFDEMPTFSPELFAKVTVKNALKHKQFQKGIDQLTEEGTIQVFRTVSFDEMILGVVGQLQFEVFQYRMKAEYGVDVLLQRMPYQFARWLVDEKVDPSKFRINSTLVKDKKDNYVVLFENEYAMRTAVDKNPTAKFLETAP